From the Motacilla alba alba isolate MOTALB_02 chromosome Z, Motacilla_alba_V1.0_pri, whole genome shotgun sequence genome, one window contains:
- the HACD4 gene encoding very-long-chain (3R)-3-hydroxyacyl-CoA dehydratase 4, which produces MNMYLFVYDLVQFCGHSWIFTNMIIRFVTFGKDSLADTFHSIGLVMRLCQLLSVLEILHILIGIDKSRLLPRFLQITERIIILFVVINSQEEVQGKYVVCVLFFLWNLLDVVRYTYNMLARMGIYYLPLTWLNFSLCIPLYPLSVLAKGFAICVSLPYFESFGTYSIKLPFPFTFSIYFPYVLKMYLLVLFAGMCFIIRNLFSERMAHLGTGNIKNKRS; this is translated from the exons ATGAACATGTATCTGTTTGTGTATGACTTAGTGCAGTTCTGTGGACATTCTTGGATATTTACAAATATGATCATCAGGTTCGTGACATTTGGAAAAG ATTCACTGGCTGACACATTTCACTCCATAGGACTTGTAATGCGCCTTTGCCAGTTGTTATCTGTATTGGAGATCCTACACATCCTCATTGGCATTGACAAAAGCCGTCTCCTCCCCAGGTTTTTGCAG atcaCTGagagaataattattttatttgtcgTGATCAACAGTCAGGAAGAAGTTCAAGGGAAATATGTcgtctgtgttttatttttcctttggaatttaTTGGATGTGGTCAG GTACACTTACAATATGCTGGCAAGGATGGGCATATACTACCTACCACTAACATGGCTCAACTTCTCATTGTGCATCCCACTTTATCCCCTTTCAGTTCTGGCTAAAG GATTTGCAATTTGTGTATCACTGCCTTATTTTGAATCCTTTGGCACATACTCCATCAAGCTACCATTTCCATTCACCTTCTCAATCTATTTCCCCTATGTTCTGAAAATGTACCTGCTAGTGCTCTTTGCAG GTATGTGCTTTATCATCCGGAACCTCTTCTCTGAGAGAATGGCACACCTAGGGACAGGCAACatcaaaaacaaaagaagctaa